One window of the Gambusia affinis linkage group LG13, SWU_Gaff_1.0, whole genome shotgun sequence genome contains the following:
- the znf365 gene encoding protein ZNF365 isoform X5: MQQKLCSRGSGSFLLERNGQACGALPDSVTSCELPFRCPRCGEQQRFRSLASLRAHLEYRHSYRSPDVVSGDFSITGSHPDPLAAAIAWQDASLPARRGQHGAARPPHVRSLSDSRDSGYLHSYGAVRRRTQSVGVGTQEEEVDDEDTGEEEEDGEEAEETRQESEVKQSDSGRLHHLPFSPASPDPDPDLDLDLVAQSSYCGRETAAASAAVRRRLAGILRAADGTMQRRLAKVSTELARTDTELLCERAHSQHLAQERQQVAERERSLSRQVDVAVMVIAALREQLNASDSELERREREVLTIQRFLEAAARQETSGKVRIQRFIENLLGRIALAERLVEYYQVNGGPAQGERHKQQTDDGRHRISKSRSAGDQLFSGLHDNRTQLSCRFGGGPPGSEAGPDRDRERQERLAQSSRLFCRPEHRDDIWNQQRRRSTGYEA, from the exons ATGCAGCAGAAGTTGTGCTCCAGAGGTTCTGGCTCCTTCCTGTTGGAGAGGAACGGTCAGGCCTGCGGCGCCCTCCCGGACTCCGTCACTTCCTGTGAGCTCCCGTTCCGATGCCCCCGATGCGGCGAGCAGCAGCGGTTCCGCAGCCTGGCCTCGCTGCGGGCCCACCTGGAGTACCGCCACTCCTACCGCTCTCCGGACGTGGTTTCTGGAGACTTCAGCATCACGGGGTCGCACCCCGACCCGCTGGCGGCCGCCATCGCCTGGCAGGACGCCAGCCTCCCGGCCCGCAGGGGGCAGCACGGCGCCGCGCGGCCGCCTCACGTCCGCTCCCTCAGCGACAGCAGAGACAGCGGCTACCTGCACTCCTACGGCGCGGTGAGGAGGCGCACCCAGAGCGTCGGCGTGGGGAcgcaggaggaagaggtggaTGATGAAGAtacaggagaggaagaggaggatggagaggaagcagaagagACCAGACAGGAGTCAGAAGTCAAACAGTCAGACTCAGGACGCCTCCATCACCTCCCGTTCTCTCCGGCGTCCCCGGACCcggacccggacctggacctggacctggttG CGCAGAGCTCCTACTGCGGCCGGGAAACGGCGGCGGCCTCGGCGGCGGTTCGGCGGCGGCTGGCCGGGATCCTGCGGGCCGCCGACGGCACCATGCAGCGGCGCCTGGCCAAGGTCAGCACGGAGCTGGCCCGGACCGACACCGAGCTGCTGTGTGAGCGCGCTCACTCGCAGCACCTGGCCCAGGAGCGGCAGCAGGTGGCGGAGCGGGAGCGCTCGCTCAGCCGGCAGGTGGACGTGGCCGTCATGGTGATCGCCGCTCTGAGGGAGCAGCTCAACGCCTCCGACAGCGAGCTGGAGCGCCGGGAGAG GGAGGTTCTCACCATCCAGAGGTTCCTGGAGGCCGCGGCCCGCCAGGAGACCAGCGGGAAAGTCCGGATCCAGCGCTTCATCGAGAACCTGCTGGGCCGGATCGCCCTGGCGGAGAGGCTGGTGGAGTATTACCAGGTGAACGGCGGGCCGGCGCAGGGCGAGCGCCACAAG CAGCAGACTGATGACGGCCGACACAGAATCTCTAAAAGCAG GTCCGCCGGGGATCAGCTGTTCTCTGGTCTCCATGACAACAGGACTCAGTTGTCCTGCCGGTTCGGCGGCGGGCCCCCGGGCTCCGAAGCGGGTCCGGACCGGGACCGCGAGCGCCAGGAGCGCCTGGCCCAGTCCTCCAGGCTGTTCTGCCGACCGGAGCACAGAGATGACATCTGGAACCAGCAGCGGCGCCGGTCCACCGGGTACGAGGCCTAG
- the LOC122842825 gene encoding acylphosphatase-2-like isoform X1 — protein sequence MRNGGFSRCSVGTTETSSGSERRAVPLRAEEEENRTGSVPAGCREPVLLVPGRLVSRMSAGSGLESVDFEIFGQVQGVCFRMFTEKEALNLGLVGWVKNTTSGTVVGRVQGPAAMVEEMKFWLSKEGSPSSRITRAQFTNQKQIDKLEFSGFKTRF from the exons ATGAGAAACGGAGGATTTTCCAGATGTTCG GTCGGAACCACAGAGACCAGCAGCGGCTCTGAGCGGAGAGCTGTTCCTTTAAGAGCCGAGGAAGAGGAGAACCGGACCGGGTCGGTACCAGCTGGCTGCAGAGAGCCGGTGCTGCTGGTCCCGGGTCGTCTCGTGTCCAGGATGTCTGCGGGAAGCGGTCTGGAGTCGGTGGACTTTGAGATCTTCGGCCAGGTTCAGG GTGTCTGTTTCAGAATG TTCACAGAGAAGGAGGCTCTGAATCTGGGCCTGGTGGGCTGGGTGAAGAACACGACCTCTGGGACGGTGGTGGGACGGGTCCAGGGACCGGCCGCCATGGTGGAGGAGAt GAAGTTCTGGCTCAGTAAGGAAGGAAGCCCGTCCAGTCGGATCACCAGGGCCCAGTTCACCAACCAGAAGCAAATCGACAAGCTGGAGTTCTCCGGGTTCAAGACCCGCTTCTGA
- the znf365 gene encoding protein ZNF365 isoform X1 yields the protein MQQKLCSRGSGSFLLERNGQACGALPDSVTSCELPFRCPRCGEQQRFRSLASLRAHLEYRHSYRSPDVVSGDFSITGSHPDPLAAAIAWQDASLPARRGQHGAARPPHVRSLSDSRDSGYLHSYGAVRRRTQSVGVGTQEEEVDDEDTGEEEEDGEEAEETRQESEVKQSDSGRLHHLPFSPASPDPDPDLDLDLVAQSSYCGRETAAASAAVRRRLAGILRAADGTMQRRLAKVSTELARTDTELLCERAHSQHLAQERQQVAERERSLSRQVDVAVMVIAALREQLNASDSELERREREVLTIQRFLEAAARQETSGKVRIQRFIENLLGRIALAERLVEYYQVNGGPAQGERHKQQTDDGRHRISKSRSAGDQLFSGLHDNRTQLSCRFGGGPPGSEAGPDRDRERQERLAQSSRLFCRPEHRDDIWNQQRRRSTGVINMRLKVRSRPARRRYFLTMFPSGGFLNTESLMPQR from the exons ATGCAGCAGAAGTTGTGCTCCAGAGGTTCTGGCTCCTTCCTGTTGGAGAGGAACGGTCAGGCCTGCGGCGCCCTCCCGGACTCCGTCACTTCCTGTGAGCTCCCGTTCCGATGCCCCCGATGCGGCGAGCAGCAGCGGTTCCGCAGCCTGGCCTCGCTGCGGGCCCACCTGGAGTACCGCCACTCCTACCGCTCTCCGGACGTGGTTTCTGGAGACTTCAGCATCACGGGGTCGCACCCCGACCCGCTGGCGGCCGCCATCGCCTGGCAGGACGCCAGCCTCCCGGCCCGCAGGGGGCAGCACGGCGCCGCGCGGCCGCCTCACGTCCGCTCCCTCAGCGACAGCAGAGACAGCGGCTACCTGCACTCCTACGGCGCGGTGAGGAGGCGCACCCAGAGCGTCGGCGTGGGGAcgcaggaggaagaggtggaTGATGAAGAtacaggagaggaagaggaggatggagaggaagcagaagagACCAGACAGGAGTCAGAAGTCAAACAGTCAGACTCAGGACGCCTCCATCACCTCCCGTTCTCTCCGGCGTCCCCGGACCcggacccggacctggacctggacctggttG CGCAGAGCTCCTACTGCGGCCGGGAAACGGCGGCGGCCTCGGCGGCGGTTCGGCGGCGGCTGGCCGGGATCCTGCGGGCCGCCGACGGCACCATGCAGCGGCGCCTGGCCAAGGTCAGCACGGAGCTGGCCCGGACCGACACCGAGCTGCTGTGTGAGCGCGCTCACTCGCAGCACCTGGCCCAGGAGCGGCAGCAGGTGGCGGAGCGGGAGCGCTCGCTCAGCCGGCAGGTGGACGTGGCCGTCATGGTGATCGCCGCTCTGAGGGAGCAGCTCAACGCCTCCGACAGCGAGCTGGAGCGCCGGGAGAG GGAGGTTCTCACCATCCAGAGGTTCCTGGAGGCCGCGGCCCGCCAGGAGACCAGCGGGAAAGTCCGGATCCAGCGCTTCATCGAGAACCTGCTGGGCCGGATCGCCCTGGCGGAGAGGCTGGTGGAGTATTACCAGGTGAACGGCGGGCCGGCGCAGGGCGAGCGCCACAAG CAGCAGACTGATGACGGCCGACACAGAATCTCTAAAAGCAG GTCCGCCGGGGATCAGCTGTTCTCTGGTCTCCATGACAACAGGACTCAGTTGTCCTGCCGGTTCGGCGGCGGGCCCCCGGGCTCCGAAGCGGGTCCGGACCGGGACCGCGAGCGCCAGGAGCGCCTGGCCCAGTCCTCCAGGCTGTTCTGCCGACCGGAGCACAGAGATGACATCTGGAACCAGCAGCGGCGCCGGTCCACCGG TGTTATCAACATGAGGCTAAAGGTGAGGAGTCGTCCAGCACGACGCCGTTACTTCCTCACCATGTTTCCCTCCGGAGGTTTTCTGAATACCGAGTCACTGATGCCACAACGTTGA
- the znf365 gene encoding protein ZNF365 isoform X4, with translation MQQKLCSRGSGSFLLERNGQACGALPDSVTSCELPFRCPRCGEQQRFRSLASLRAHLEYRHSYRSPDVVSGDFSITGSHPDPLAAAIAWQDASLPARRGQHGAARPPHVRSLSDSRDSGYLHSYGAVRRRTQSVGVGTQEEEVDDEDTGEEEEDGEEAEETRQESEVKQSDSGRLHHLPFSPASPDPDPDLDLDLVAQSSYCGRETAAASAAVRRRLAGILRAADGTMQRRLAKVSTELARTDTELLCERAHSQHLAQERQQVAERERSLSRQVDVAVMVIAALREQLNASDSELERREREVLTIQRFLEAAARQETSGKVRIQRFIENLLGRIALAERLVEYYQQTDDGRHRISKSRSAGDQLFSGLHDNRTQLSCRFGGGPPGSEAGPDRDRERQERLAQSSRLFCRPEHRDDIWNQQRRRSTGVINMRLKVRSRPARRRYFLTMFPSGGFLNTESLMPQR, from the exons ATGCAGCAGAAGTTGTGCTCCAGAGGTTCTGGCTCCTTCCTGTTGGAGAGGAACGGTCAGGCCTGCGGCGCCCTCCCGGACTCCGTCACTTCCTGTGAGCTCCCGTTCCGATGCCCCCGATGCGGCGAGCAGCAGCGGTTCCGCAGCCTGGCCTCGCTGCGGGCCCACCTGGAGTACCGCCACTCCTACCGCTCTCCGGACGTGGTTTCTGGAGACTTCAGCATCACGGGGTCGCACCCCGACCCGCTGGCGGCCGCCATCGCCTGGCAGGACGCCAGCCTCCCGGCCCGCAGGGGGCAGCACGGCGCCGCGCGGCCGCCTCACGTCCGCTCCCTCAGCGACAGCAGAGACAGCGGCTACCTGCACTCCTACGGCGCGGTGAGGAGGCGCACCCAGAGCGTCGGCGTGGGGAcgcaggaggaagaggtggaTGATGAAGAtacaggagaggaagaggaggatggagaggaagcagaagagACCAGACAGGAGTCAGAAGTCAAACAGTCAGACTCAGGACGCCTCCATCACCTCCCGTTCTCTCCGGCGTCCCCGGACCcggacccggacctggacctggacctggttG CGCAGAGCTCCTACTGCGGCCGGGAAACGGCGGCGGCCTCGGCGGCGGTTCGGCGGCGGCTGGCCGGGATCCTGCGGGCCGCCGACGGCACCATGCAGCGGCGCCTGGCCAAGGTCAGCACGGAGCTGGCCCGGACCGACACCGAGCTGCTGTGTGAGCGCGCTCACTCGCAGCACCTGGCCCAGGAGCGGCAGCAGGTGGCGGAGCGGGAGCGCTCGCTCAGCCGGCAGGTGGACGTGGCCGTCATGGTGATCGCCGCTCTGAGGGAGCAGCTCAACGCCTCCGACAGCGAGCTGGAGCGCCGGGAGAG GGAGGTTCTCACCATCCAGAGGTTCCTGGAGGCCGCGGCCCGCCAGGAGACCAGCGGGAAAGTCCGGATCCAGCGCTTCATCGAGAACCTGCTGGGCCGGATCGCCCTGGCGGAGAGGCTGGTGGAGTATTACCAG CAGACTGATGACGGCCGACACAGAATCTCTAAAAGCAG GTCCGCCGGGGATCAGCTGTTCTCTGGTCTCCATGACAACAGGACTCAGTTGTCCTGCCGGTTCGGCGGCGGGCCCCCGGGCTCCGAAGCGGGTCCGGACCGGGACCGCGAGCGCCAGGAGCGCCTGGCCCAGTCCTCCAGGCTGTTCTGCCGACCGGAGCACAGAGATGACATCTGGAACCAGCAGCGGCGCCGGTCCACCGG TGTTATCAACATGAGGCTAAAGGTGAGGAGTCGTCCAGCACGACGCCGTTACTTCCTCACCATGTTTCCCTCCGGAGGTTTTCTGAATACCGAGTCACTGATGCCACAACGTTGA
- the znf365 gene encoding protein ZNF365 isoform X3, whose amino-acid sequence MQQKLCSRGSGSFLLERNGQACGALPDSVTSCELPFRCPRCGEQQRFRSLASLRAHLEYRHSYRSPDVVSGDFSITGSHPDPLAAAIAWQDASLPARRGQHGAARPPHVRSLSDSRDSGYLHSYGAVRRRTQSVGVGTQEEEVDDEDTGEEEEDGEEAEETRQESEVKQSDSGRLHHLPFSPASPDPDPDLDLDLVAQSSYCGRETAAASAAVRRRLAGILRAADGTMQRRLAKVSTELARTDTELLCERAHSQHLAQERQQVAERERSLSRQVDVAVMVIAALREQLNASDSELERREREVLTIQRFLEAAARQETSGKVRIQRFIENLLGRIALAERLVEYYQQQTDDGRHRISKSRSAGDQLFSGLHDNRTQLSCRFGGGPPGSEAGPDRDRERQERLAQSSRLFCRPEHRDDIWNQQRRRSTGVINMRLKVRSRPARRRYFLTMFPSGGFLNTESLMPQR is encoded by the exons ATGCAGCAGAAGTTGTGCTCCAGAGGTTCTGGCTCCTTCCTGTTGGAGAGGAACGGTCAGGCCTGCGGCGCCCTCCCGGACTCCGTCACTTCCTGTGAGCTCCCGTTCCGATGCCCCCGATGCGGCGAGCAGCAGCGGTTCCGCAGCCTGGCCTCGCTGCGGGCCCACCTGGAGTACCGCCACTCCTACCGCTCTCCGGACGTGGTTTCTGGAGACTTCAGCATCACGGGGTCGCACCCCGACCCGCTGGCGGCCGCCATCGCCTGGCAGGACGCCAGCCTCCCGGCCCGCAGGGGGCAGCACGGCGCCGCGCGGCCGCCTCACGTCCGCTCCCTCAGCGACAGCAGAGACAGCGGCTACCTGCACTCCTACGGCGCGGTGAGGAGGCGCACCCAGAGCGTCGGCGTGGGGAcgcaggaggaagaggtggaTGATGAAGAtacaggagaggaagaggaggatggagaggaagcagaagagACCAGACAGGAGTCAGAAGTCAAACAGTCAGACTCAGGACGCCTCCATCACCTCCCGTTCTCTCCGGCGTCCCCGGACCcggacccggacctggacctggacctggttG CGCAGAGCTCCTACTGCGGCCGGGAAACGGCGGCGGCCTCGGCGGCGGTTCGGCGGCGGCTGGCCGGGATCCTGCGGGCCGCCGACGGCACCATGCAGCGGCGCCTGGCCAAGGTCAGCACGGAGCTGGCCCGGACCGACACCGAGCTGCTGTGTGAGCGCGCTCACTCGCAGCACCTGGCCCAGGAGCGGCAGCAGGTGGCGGAGCGGGAGCGCTCGCTCAGCCGGCAGGTGGACGTGGCCGTCATGGTGATCGCCGCTCTGAGGGAGCAGCTCAACGCCTCCGACAGCGAGCTGGAGCGCCGGGAGAG GGAGGTTCTCACCATCCAGAGGTTCCTGGAGGCCGCGGCCCGCCAGGAGACCAGCGGGAAAGTCCGGATCCAGCGCTTCATCGAGAACCTGCTGGGCCGGATCGCCCTGGCGGAGAGGCTGGTGGAGTATTACCAG CAGCAGACTGATGACGGCCGACACAGAATCTCTAAAAGCAG GTCCGCCGGGGATCAGCTGTTCTCTGGTCTCCATGACAACAGGACTCAGTTGTCCTGCCGGTTCGGCGGCGGGCCCCCGGGCTCCGAAGCGGGTCCGGACCGGGACCGCGAGCGCCAGGAGCGCCTGGCCCAGTCCTCCAGGCTGTTCTGCCGACCGGAGCACAGAGATGACATCTGGAACCAGCAGCGGCGCCGGTCCACCGG TGTTATCAACATGAGGCTAAAGGTGAGGAGTCGTCCAGCACGACGCCGTTACTTCCTCACCATGTTTCCCTCCGGAGGTTTTCTGAATACCGAGTCACTGATGCCACAACGTTGA
- the LOC122842825 gene encoding acylphosphatase-1-like isoform X2: protein MRNGGFSRCSVGTTETSSGSERRAVPLRAEEEENRTGSVPAGCREPVLLVPGRLVSRMSAGSGLESVDFEIFGQVQGVCFRMFTEKEALNLGLVGWVKNTTSGTVVGRVQGPAAMVEEMSHCGRHLGSSRHLGSSSAAETLLRDSRSPDRGSAM, encoded by the exons ATGAGAAACGGAGGATTTTCCAGATGTTCG GTCGGAACCACAGAGACCAGCAGCGGCTCTGAGCGGAGAGCTGTTCCTTTAAGAGCCGAGGAAGAGGAGAACCGGACCGGGTCGGTACCAGCTGGCTGCAGAGAGCCGGTGCTGCTGGTCCCGGGTCGTCTCGTGTCCAGGATGTCTGCGGGAAGCGGTCTGGAGTCGGTGGACTTTGAGATCTTCGGCCAGGTTCAGG GTGTCTGTTTCAGAATG TTCACAGAGAAGGAGGCTCTGAATCTGGGCCTGGTGGGCTGGGTGAAGAACACGACCTCTGGGACGGTGGTGGGACGGGTCCAGGGACCGGCCGCCATGGTGGAGGAGAt GTCCCACTGCGGCCGCCATCTTGGCTCCAGCCGCCATCTTGGCTCCAGCTCAGCAGCGGAGACGCTGTTGCGTGACAGCAGATCACCTGACCGAGGATCTGCCATGTGA
- the znf365 gene encoding protein ZNF365 isoform X2 — translation MQQKLCSRGSGSFLLERNGQACGALPDSVTSCELPFRCPRCGEQQRFRSLASLRAHLEYRHSYRSPDVVSGDFSITGSHPDPLAAAIAWQDASLPARRGQHGAARPPHVRSLSDSRDSGYLHSYGAVRRRTQSVGVGTQEEEVDDEDTGEEEEDGEEAEETRQESEVKQSDSGRLHHLPFSPASPDPDPDLDLDLVAQSSYCGRETAAASAAVRRRLAGILRAADGTMQRRLAKVSTELARTDTELLCERAHSQHLAQERQQVAERERSLSRQVDVAVMVIAALREQLNASDSELERREREVLTIQRFLEAAARQETSGKVRIQRFIENLLGRIALAERLVEYYQVNGGPAQGERHKQTDDGRHRISKSRSAGDQLFSGLHDNRTQLSCRFGGGPPGSEAGPDRDRERQERLAQSSRLFCRPEHRDDIWNQQRRRSTGVINMRLKVRSRPARRRYFLTMFPSGGFLNTESLMPQR, via the exons ATGCAGCAGAAGTTGTGCTCCAGAGGTTCTGGCTCCTTCCTGTTGGAGAGGAACGGTCAGGCCTGCGGCGCCCTCCCGGACTCCGTCACTTCCTGTGAGCTCCCGTTCCGATGCCCCCGATGCGGCGAGCAGCAGCGGTTCCGCAGCCTGGCCTCGCTGCGGGCCCACCTGGAGTACCGCCACTCCTACCGCTCTCCGGACGTGGTTTCTGGAGACTTCAGCATCACGGGGTCGCACCCCGACCCGCTGGCGGCCGCCATCGCCTGGCAGGACGCCAGCCTCCCGGCCCGCAGGGGGCAGCACGGCGCCGCGCGGCCGCCTCACGTCCGCTCCCTCAGCGACAGCAGAGACAGCGGCTACCTGCACTCCTACGGCGCGGTGAGGAGGCGCACCCAGAGCGTCGGCGTGGGGAcgcaggaggaagaggtggaTGATGAAGAtacaggagaggaagaggaggatggagaggaagcagaagagACCAGACAGGAGTCAGAAGTCAAACAGTCAGACTCAGGACGCCTCCATCACCTCCCGTTCTCTCCGGCGTCCCCGGACCcggacccggacctggacctggacctggttG CGCAGAGCTCCTACTGCGGCCGGGAAACGGCGGCGGCCTCGGCGGCGGTTCGGCGGCGGCTGGCCGGGATCCTGCGGGCCGCCGACGGCACCATGCAGCGGCGCCTGGCCAAGGTCAGCACGGAGCTGGCCCGGACCGACACCGAGCTGCTGTGTGAGCGCGCTCACTCGCAGCACCTGGCCCAGGAGCGGCAGCAGGTGGCGGAGCGGGAGCGCTCGCTCAGCCGGCAGGTGGACGTGGCCGTCATGGTGATCGCCGCTCTGAGGGAGCAGCTCAACGCCTCCGACAGCGAGCTGGAGCGCCGGGAGAG GGAGGTTCTCACCATCCAGAGGTTCCTGGAGGCCGCGGCCCGCCAGGAGACCAGCGGGAAAGTCCGGATCCAGCGCTTCATCGAGAACCTGCTGGGCCGGATCGCCCTGGCGGAGAGGCTGGTGGAGTATTACCAGGTGAACGGCGGGCCGGCGCAGGGCGAGCGCCACAAG CAGACTGATGACGGCCGACACAGAATCTCTAAAAGCAG GTCCGCCGGGGATCAGCTGTTCTCTGGTCTCCATGACAACAGGACTCAGTTGTCCTGCCGGTTCGGCGGCGGGCCCCCGGGCTCCGAAGCGGGTCCGGACCGGGACCGCGAGCGCCAGGAGCGCCTGGCCCAGTCCTCCAGGCTGTTCTGCCGACCGGAGCACAGAGATGACATCTGGAACCAGCAGCGGCGCCGGTCCACCGG TGTTATCAACATGAGGCTAAAGGTGAGGAGTCGTCCAGCACGACGCCGTTACTTCCTCACCATGTTTCCCTCCGGAGGTTTTCTGAATACCGAGTCACTGATGCCACAACGTTGA
- the znf365 gene encoding protein ZNF365 isoform X6 — protein MQQKLCSRGSGSFLLERNGQACGALPDSVTSCELPFRCPRCGEQQRFRSLASLRAHLEYRHSYRSPDVVSGDFSITGSHPDPLAAAIAWQDASLPARRGQHGAARPPHVRSLSDSRDSGYLHSYGAVRRRTQSVGVGTQEEEVDDEDTGEEEEDGEEAEETRQESEVKQSDSGRLHHLPFSPASPDPDPDLDLDLVAQSSYCGRETAAASAAVRRRLAGILRAADGTMQRRLAKVSTELARTDTELLCERAHSQHLAQERQQVAERERSLSRQVDVAVMVIAALREQLNASDSELERREREVLTIQRFLEAAARQETSGKVRIQRFIENLLGRIALAERLVEYYQVNGGPAQGERHKQTDDGRHRISKSRSAGDQLFSGLHDNRTQLSCRFGGGPPGSEAGPDRDRERQERLAQSSRLFCRPEHRDDIWNQQRRRSTGYEA, from the exons ATGCAGCAGAAGTTGTGCTCCAGAGGTTCTGGCTCCTTCCTGTTGGAGAGGAACGGTCAGGCCTGCGGCGCCCTCCCGGACTCCGTCACTTCCTGTGAGCTCCCGTTCCGATGCCCCCGATGCGGCGAGCAGCAGCGGTTCCGCAGCCTGGCCTCGCTGCGGGCCCACCTGGAGTACCGCCACTCCTACCGCTCTCCGGACGTGGTTTCTGGAGACTTCAGCATCACGGGGTCGCACCCCGACCCGCTGGCGGCCGCCATCGCCTGGCAGGACGCCAGCCTCCCGGCCCGCAGGGGGCAGCACGGCGCCGCGCGGCCGCCTCACGTCCGCTCCCTCAGCGACAGCAGAGACAGCGGCTACCTGCACTCCTACGGCGCGGTGAGGAGGCGCACCCAGAGCGTCGGCGTGGGGAcgcaggaggaagaggtggaTGATGAAGAtacaggagaggaagaggaggatggagaggaagcagaagagACCAGACAGGAGTCAGAAGTCAAACAGTCAGACTCAGGACGCCTCCATCACCTCCCGTTCTCTCCGGCGTCCCCGGACCcggacccggacctggacctggacctggttG CGCAGAGCTCCTACTGCGGCCGGGAAACGGCGGCGGCCTCGGCGGCGGTTCGGCGGCGGCTGGCCGGGATCCTGCGGGCCGCCGACGGCACCATGCAGCGGCGCCTGGCCAAGGTCAGCACGGAGCTGGCCCGGACCGACACCGAGCTGCTGTGTGAGCGCGCTCACTCGCAGCACCTGGCCCAGGAGCGGCAGCAGGTGGCGGAGCGGGAGCGCTCGCTCAGCCGGCAGGTGGACGTGGCCGTCATGGTGATCGCCGCTCTGAGGGAGCAGCTCAACGCCTCCGACAGCGAGCTGGAGCGCCGGGAGAG GGAGGTTCTCACCATCCAGAGGTTCCTGGAGGCCGCGGCCCGCCAGGAGACCAGCGGGAAAGTCCGGATCCAGCGCTTCATCGAGAACCTGCTGGGCCGGATCGCCCTGGCGGAGAGGCTGGTGGAGTATTACCAGGTGAACGGCGGGCCGGCGCAGGGCGAGCGCCACAAG CAGACTGATGACGGCCGACACAGAATCTCTAAAAGCAG GTCCGCCGGGGATCAGCTGTTCTCTGGTCTCCATGACAACAGGACTCAGTTGTCCTGCCGGTTCGGCGGCGGGCCCCCGGGCTCCGAAGCGGGTCCGGACCGGGACCGCGAGCGCCAGGAGCGCCTGGCCCAGTCCTCCAGGCTGTTCTGCCGACCGGAGCACAGAGATGACATCTGGAACCAGCAGCGGCGCCGGTCCACCGGGTACGAGGCCTAG